The bacterium genome has a window encoding:
- the ruvA gene encoding Holliday junction branch migration protein RuvA codes for MIAHIQGKIVEKFAGSVIVDVNGVGYEVIVPAGEYDSASLDSSIKFYTYHHIREQSQELFGFSSLAAKKLFELLITVQGIGPKAGIAIMSLGEAEQVRNAIAHENSKFIQKAAGVGKKSAERVIVDLKDKVGLATAYTATDAPTATGSDEAMEALIALGYTLNDATQMLQAVSADLSTEERIMQALRNNF; via the coding sequence ATGATTGCACACATTCAAGGTAAAATTGTTGAAAAATTCGCAGGGAGCGTGATTGTTGATGTTAATGGTGTGGGCTACGAGGTGATTGTGCCGGCTGGAGAATACGACTCCGCTTCGCTTGACTCAAGTATAAAATTCTACACCTATCACCACATCCGTGAGCAGAGCCAAGAGTTGTTTGGGTTTTCTTCGTTGGCGGCTAAGAAATTGTTCGAACTACTAATCACCGTCCAAGGTATTGGTCCTAAGGCGGGCATAGCAATAATGAGCCTTGGAGAAGCCGAGCAGGTCCGCAACGCTATCGCTCATGAGAATTCTAAATTTATTCAAAAAGCCGCTGGTGTGGGTAAAAAATCCGCCGAGCGCGTGATTGTTGATCTGAAAGATAAGGTGGGCTTGGCGACCGCTTATACTGCGACCGATGCGCCAACTGCGACTGGCTCGGATGAAGCAATGGAAGCGCTGATTGCTCTCGGCTATACCTTGAATGACGCCACGCAAATGCTCCAAGCCGTATCGGCGGATCTTTCTACTGAAGAGCGTATCATGCAGGCGCTTCGAAATAACTTCTAA
- a CDS encoding ABC transporter ATP-binding protein: METVGETSVIIVKNLTKKYGRNTVLDIKDLQIKRGEFLAITGASGSGKSTLLNILSGLDRSTSGEVLVDGQNISRLRDGKISKFRNKKIGFIFQFFYLQPFLTVRQNIEVAALPRRIKSKIRSPRAEKLASVVGLSDRANAYPRELSGGQIQRVAIARSLINSPEILFADEPTGNLDSKNSSQIIDLLQKIQKQTGMTLIVVTHDERVAQKADRIIEIEDGKVKNVEN; this comes from the coding sequence ATGGAAACGGTGGGCGAGACTTCGGTAATTATTGTAAAGAATTTAACCAAAAAATACGGTCGAAATACCGTGCTTGATATTAAAGATCTTCAGATTAAAAGAGGTGAATTTTTGGCGATAACTGGTGCGAGCGGAAGCGGAAAGTCGACTTTGCTTAATATCTTGAGCGGACTCGACAGGTCCACTAGTGGTGAGGTTTTGGTTGATGGGCAAAATATTTCCAGACTTCGCGACGGCAAAATTTCAAAATTTCGAAATAAAAAGATCGGTTTTATCTTTCAGTTTTTCTATCTTCAGCCGTTTTTAACCGTGAGACAGAATATCGAAGTTGCCGCCCTCCCGCGGAGGATAAAGAGCAAGATCCGCAGTCCCCGCGCAGAAAAGTTGGCGAGCGTGGTTGGGTTAAGTGATCGCGCCAATGCTTATCCGCGAGAACTTTCTGGCGGGCAAATCCAGCGCGTGGCTATCGCGAGAAGTCTAATAAATTCTCCTGAAATTCTCTTTGCAGATGAGCCGACAGGAAATTTGGATAGTAAAAATTCGAGCCAAATTATTGATCTTCTCCAAAAAATCCAAAAGCAAACAGGGATGACGCTGATTGTGGTAACGCACGACGAGAGAGTTGCGCAAAAAGCAGACAGAATTATCGAAATTGAAGACGGAAAGGTGAAAAATGTTGAAAATTAA
- the ruvC gene encoding crossover junction endodeoxyribonuclease RuvC, protein MTRRILGIDPGTGILGFGVVDCHIGKPLKMITGGVISTPAHTPIEVRLEEIFNGLNQIIDETKPTEVSIEKLFFSKNVTTAISVAQARGVAILAAQLARIPVSEYTPNQIKQTLTGYGSADKKQVQEMVKTQLGLKQTPKPDDAADALAAAITHFYMTRGL, encoded by the coding sequence ATGACACGAAGAATTTTAGGCATTGATCCTGGAACGGGAATTTTGGGTTTTGGTGTGGTGGATTGCCATATTGGAAAGCCACTAAAGATGATTACCGGCGGAGTGATTTCTACGCCGGCGCATACGCCGATTGAGGTTAGGCTGGAGGAGATTTTCAATGGTCTCAATCAGATTATTGACGAGACTAAGCCGACTGAAGTTTCGATTGAAAAACTCTTCTTTTCGAAGAATGTCACCACTGCGATTTCTGTGGCGCAGGCTCGTGGAGTGGCAATTTTGGCGGCGCAACTTGCTCGGATTCCAGTTTCTGAATATACCCCCAATCAGATTAAGCAGACTTTGACCGGCTACGGCTCTGCTGACAAAAAGCAGGTTCAGGAGATGGTGAAAACCCAACTCGGTCTCAAGCAAACCCCCAAGCCAGATGACGCGGCGGATGCGCTAGCGGCGGCGATCACGCATTTTTATATGACGCGCGGATTGTAA
- a CDS encoding PH domain-containing protein, whose amino-acid sequence MSNLAEEFERKINAEAVQEAEVVPRAVPRAVEALNAVSQTMTPEAEQAMEILRGRRETSLKKYPSVSVDDDEYVVLSLSRHAIGIYAIVASAAAMFVLVVSAWILLVFSPNNLGLTASMKGNLSLIFAPLSLLTILAGVIGYSTYNSNKLTITNERAIQLIVRGLFHRKKQVINLESVEDISFTQTGVFQHMFNYGTLKLSTVGEESTYTFVMVGRPAKLAEIVGEVCEAAKNKRILEENIYSEAARLSQ is encoded by the coding sequence ATGAGTAATCTTGCAGAAGAATTTGAACGAAAAATCAACGCCGAGGCTGTCCAGGAGGCGGAAGTCGTGCCGCGTGCTGTACCAAGGGCTGTCGAAGCGCTTAATGCTGTGTCGCAGACAATGACTCCTGAGGCGGAGCAGGCAATGGAGATTTTGCGCGGCAGGCGCGAAACTTCGCTCAAAAAATATCCAAGTGTGTCGGTTGATGATGATGAGTATGTTGTGCTTTCACTCTCGCGCCACGCGATTGGTATTTATGCGATTGTGGCGAGTGCGGCGGCGATGTTTGTGCTGGTAGTGAGTGCATGGATTTTGTTGGTGTTTTCGCCCAATAATCTTGGCCTTACTGCGTCAATGAAGGGCAATTTGTCGTTGATTTTTGCGCCACTTAGTCTTTTGACGATTTTGGCTGGCGTGATTGGATATTCTACTTACAATTCTAATAAATTAACTATCACTAACGAGCGGGCGATACAATTGATTGTGCGTGGGCTGTTTCATCGAAAGAAGCAAGTTATTAATCTCGAATCCGTTGAAGACATCAGTTTTACGCAGACGGGAGTTTTTCAGCATATGTTTAATTACGGCACGCTTAAACTCTCGACTGTTGGTGAAGAATCTACCTATACCTTTGTGATGGTTGGTCGCCCCGCAAAACTCGCAGAAATTGTTGGCGAAGTCTGTGAGGCCGCCAAAAACAAGCGCATCTTGGAAGAGAATATTTACTCTGAGGCTGCGCGACTGTCTCAATAA
- the ruvB gene encoding Holliday junction branch migration DNA helicase RuvB — MDAELHDEPQEEQVEISLRPKTFGEYVGQERLKRNLTLAIEAAKKRDEPLDHILLYGPPGLGKTTMAGVIASEMGAGLRITSGPAIEKAGDLASILTNLQSGDILFIDEIHRMPRAVEEILYSAMEDFKLDIIIGKGPAARSVRLDLPKFTVIGATTRTGSLAAPLRDRFGHIYRLEFYTTEEIGQIIERSARILESQITPSAAELLSTRARLTPRIANRILKRVRDFADVNTDGFIDEETASRALKLLEIDHLGLDAADRNLLQAIIENYQTRPVGLSTIAALTGDETSTIEDFYEPYLMQIGFIQRTPRGRVITKKAYEHMGKEWENE; from the coding sequence ATGGACGCTGAACTTCACGATGAGCCGCAAGAAGAGCAGGTGGAAATTTCGCTCAGGCCTAAAACTTTTGGTGAATATGTCGGACAAGAGCGCTTGAAGCGTAATCTTACGCTTGCGATCGAGGCTGCCAAGAAGCGTGATGAGCCGCTTGATCATATCTTGCTGTATGGCCCGCCGGGGCTGGGTAAGACCACGATGGCTGGCGTAATTGCCTCGGAGATGGGGGCGGGGCTGCGTATCACATCTGGTCCTGCGATCGAAAAGGCTGGTGATCTGGCTTCGATTTTGACCAATCTTCAATCTGGAGATATTCTTTTTATTGATGAAATCCACAGGATGCCGAGGGCGGTTGAAGAGATACTGTATTCGGCGATGGAGGACTTCAAACTTGATATTATTATTGGTAAAGGCCCAGCCGCGCGAAGTGTGCGATTGGATTTACCCAAGTTTACGGTGATTGGCGCTACTACGCGGACAGGGAGTTTGGCGGCGCCACTCAGGGATCGATTCGGGCATATTTATCGGTTGGAGTTTTACACGACGGAAGAAATTGGGCAAATTATTGAGAGATCGGCGCGGATATTGGAGAGCCAGATTACGCCGAGTGCGGCAGAACTTCTTTCTACTCGTGCTCGCCTAACGCCTCGGATCGCTAACAGGATTTTGAAGCGAGTGCGTGACTTTGCGGATGTTAACACTGACGGTTTTATAGATGAAGAAACCGCTTCCAGAGCGCTTAAACTTCTTGAAATCGATCATCTTGGACTTGACGCCGCTGACAGAAATTTGCTCCAAGCCATAATTGAAAATTATCAGACTCGACCTGTTGGTCTCTCTACGATAGCGGCGCTGACAGGTGATGAAACTTCGACAATTGAGGATTTTTATGAGCCATATTTAATGCAGATAGGATTTATTCAGCGCACACCACGCGGACGAGTTATCACTAAAAAGGCTTACGAGCATATGGGAAAGGAATGGGAAAATGAGTAA
- a CDS encoding ABC transporter permease produces the protein MLKIKDSALLALTKFKIRRVRLGLSVVFIAILCAAVITAYLGLEKSTESLEKVTSRGLSGRYIAMMAYKNEKAFEIISNPPQEILAKAKNLYTEENRCLAQEARKKGEEFIPNPAESPIEVYDDGFEKTESLNLSSKIANNVLAEYLRQNFPKTSEDFIKKKLAQYPVKSVFESKTLTLGGKMIEVKDSKENLAESVKNGSGGRADSFFSQMSLQNDELAKIFYNDNYVLEKDEVPALVNYDFAAHLLGEKPIADSAPPRQKYEYIQKLRSKINSHAFEFCWRNNQADFDNMRRAFIANRSSDSKIKYEIAKTPCGDSKAIKDTRTREEKILQDKQDAEMKKLPEYIAPDKQIIKLRVIGLFPTGRTPSIGGLEGLFYQMLSSTIGAGGGIMIPQNALTQNTNQRIHDIINPPNVNSPIKNSYLGEVAVDKMHLVEFSNAQDLSKFVSETNCAKNYCGKEFSMAVQEMPNNATVIAEIKSSVQNVLNWIIAGVAVLTAIIIYVVVNRIMVDSRRETAVFRAIGYSRLEITQIYIAYVAIYSLIVTVLATILSLLVVIWISGDVQESASLEISAMFSLKNIETFKIVEFTPVILLSFLPIFAVGLGASLLPLLLNARRSPLKNLRLE, from the coding sequence ATGTTGAAAATTAAAGATTCCGCCCTGTTGGCTTTGACTAAATTTAAGATTAGGCGAGTGCGTCTTGGATTAAGCGTTGTGTTCATTGCGATTTTGTGTGCGGCTGTGATTACGGCTTATCTGGGGCTGGAAAAATCTACCGAGAGCCTTGAAAAAGTTACTTCCCGCGGGCTATCCGGTAGATACATTGCGATGATGGCGTATAAAAACGAGAAAGCCTTTGAAATTATCAGCAACCCGCCGCAAGAAATTTTGGCAAAAGCCAAGAATCTCTACACGGAAGAAAACCGCTGTCTAGCACAAGAAGCCAGGAAAAAGGGTGAAGAATTTATTCCCAATCCAGCAGAAAGCCCAATTGAAGTCTACGATGACGGTTTTGAAAAGACGGAGTCGCTCAATCTGTCCAGTAAAATTGCCAATAATGTTTTGGCTGAATATTTAAGACAAAATTTCCCTAAAACTAGCGAAGACTTTATCAAGAAAAAACTCGCTCAATATCCCGTCAAGAGTGTTTTTGAATCTAAAACGCTCACACTTGGCGGTAAAATGATTGAAGTCAAAGATTCCAAGGAGAATCTGGCGGAATCCGTCAAAAATGGTTCTGGCGGTAGAGCGGACTCGTTTTTCTCCCAGATGAGTCTCCAGAATGACGAATTAGCAAAGATCTTTTACAACGACAATTATGTTCTGGAGAAAGACGAAGTTCCGGCTCTTGTGAATTATGATTTTGCGGCGCATCTTTTGGGCGAAAAACCGATTGCTGACTCTGCGCCACCTCGTCAGAAATACGAATACATCCAGAAATTGAGAAGTAAAATCAACTCGCACGCCTTCGAATTTTGCTGGCGTAATAATCAGGCTGACTTCGACAATATGAGAAGGGCGTTTATCGCCAATCGAAGTTCCGACTCTAAAATTAAATATGAAATCGCCAAGACTCCGTGTGGAGATTCAAAGGCAATTAAAGATACTCGCACGCGTGAGGAGAAGATCCTTCAAGATAAGCAGGACGCCGAGATGAAAAAGTTGCCAGAATACATTGCGCCGGATAAGCAGATTATTAAATTGCGCGTGATTGGTTTATTTCCGACTGGAAGAACTCCGAGCATCGGCGGACTTGAAGGGCTGTTTTACCAGATGCTGTCATCTACTATTGGCGCGGGCGGTGGCATTATGATTCCGCAAAATGCGCTTACTCAAAACACCAATCAGCGTATACATGATATAATAAATCCACCGAATGTCAATAGCCCTATTAAAAATAGTTATCTTGGAGAAGTCGCAGTTGATAAGATGCATTTGGTCGAATTTTCTAATGCGCAAGATTTGTCTAAATTTGTATCAGAAACAAATTGCGCAAAGAATTATTGTGGTAAAGAATTCTCGATGGCGGTTCAAGAAATGCCCAATAATGCCACCGTTATTGCAGAAATCAAATCTTCTGTGCAGAATGTTTTGAACTGGATAATTGCAGGAGTTGCTGTATTGACAGCGATAATAATATATGTTGTTGTAAATAGAATTATGGTCGATTCTCGGCGTGAAACTGCCGTCTTTCGTGCGATTGGCTATTCTCGTTTGGAGATTACCCAGATTTACATCGCTTATGTTGCGATCTATTCGCTGATTGTGACAGTTTTGGCGACGATTTTGTCTCTACTTGTCGTAATCTGGATTAGTGGAGATGTCCAAGAATCTGCCAGTTTAGAAATTTCAGCAATGTTCTCGCTTAAAAATATTGAAACTTTCAAAATTGTAGAATTTACGCCTGTCATACTTCTATCTTTCTTACCGATTTTTGCCGTGGGGTTGGGGGCGAGCCTTTTACCGCTTCTACTTAATGCCCGCCGTTCACCTTTGAAGAATTTGCGCTTAGAATAA